In Nicotiana tabacum cultivar K326 chromosome 19, ASM71507v2, whole genome shotgun sequence, one DNA window encodes the following:
- the LOC107803554 gene encoding uncharacterized protein P8A3.02c isoform X2 gives MEEQLKTILTQAFGESSDSEGEEQQQFVHSHCAENRENGKALTGSVFGESHDWEKISEIDGLWLCKDFLSPDQQSNLLSSIQKEGWFAQSSSNQAMRFGDLPGWAVELSSSIHEAILFSNCVAELENCGKGEETCIFPQDLLWREPLFDQLIVNMYQPGEGICPHVDLMRFEDGIAIVSLESSCVMRFTRVENETCNQDSPQTVPVLLTPGCLILMRGEARYLWKHEINRKHGFQKWEGQEIDQKRRISVTLRKLCRTD, from the exons ATGGAAGAGCAGCTGAAGACGATTCTAACGCAAGCGTTTGGCGAGTCATCAGACAGCGAAGGCGAAGAACAACAACAATTTGTCCATTCTCACTGTGCAGAGAATCGGGAAAATGGAAAAGCCCTAACCGGGTCAGTGTTTGGAGAAAGTCATGACTGGGAAAAAATCAGTGAAATTGATGGTCTCTGGCTGTGCAAAGACTTCCTATCTCCTGATCAACAATCAAATTTATTGTCATCAATCCAAAAAG AAGGATGGTTTGCTCAATCTTCAAGCAATCAG GCTATGAGGTTTGGTGACCTACCAGGGTGGGCAGTTGAGCTTTCCAGCTCTATCCATGAGGCGATTCTTTTCAGTAATTGTGTTGCAGAGTTGGAGAACTGTGGAAAGGGCGAGGAAACATGTATCTTTCCACAAGATCTGTTATGGAGGGAACCTCTATTTGATCAACTTATAGTTAACATGTATCAACCAGGTGAG GGGATCTGTCCTCATGTTGATCTAATGCGGTTTGAAGATGGAATTGCTATCGTATCTCTAGAGTCATCCTGCGTGATGCGTTTTACTCGAGTCGAGAACGAAACATGCAACCAAGATTCACCACAAACAGTGCCAGTTCTTTTGACTCCAGGATGTCTTATTTTGATGCGGGGAGAAGCACGCTATCTCTGGAAGCATGAGATAAATCGGAAGCATGGGTTTCAAAAATGGGAAGGCCAAGAGATTGATCAGAAGAGGAGAATTTCTGTG
- the LOC107803554 gene encoding uncharacterized protein P8A3.02c isoform X1 has translation MEEQLKTILTQAFGESSDSEGEEQQQFVHSHCAENRENGKALTGSVFGESHDWEKISEIDGLWLCKDFLSPDQQSNLLSSIQKEGWFAQSSSNQAMRFGDLPGWAVELSSSIHEAILFSNCVAELENCGKGEETCIFPQDLLWREPLFDQLIVNMYQPGEIALLQGICPHVDLMRFEDGIAIVSLESSCVMRFTRVENETCNQDSPQTVPVLLTPGCLILMRGEARYLWKHEINRKHGFQKWEGQEIDQKRRISVTLRKLCRTD, from the exons ATGGAAGAGCAGCTGAAGACGATTCTAACGCAAGCGTTTGGCGAGTCATCAGACAGCGAAGGCGAAGAACAACAACAATTTGTCCATTCTCACTGTGCAGAGAATCGGGAAAATGGAAAAGCCCTAACCGGGTCAGTGTTTGGAGAAAGTCATGACTGGGAAAAAATCAGTGAAATTGATGGTCTCTGGCTGTGCAAAGACTTCCTATCTCCTGATCAACAATCAAATTTATTGTCATCAATCCAAAAAG AAGGATGGTTTGCTCAATCTTCAAGCAATCAG GCTATGAGGTTTGGTGACCTACCAGGGTGGGCAGTTGAGCTTTCCAGCTCTATCCATGAGGCGATTCTTTTCAGTAATTGTGTTGCAGAGTTGGAGAACTGTGGAAAGGGCGAGGAAACATGTATCTTTCCACAAGATCTGTTATGGAGGGAACCTCTATTTGATCAACTTATAGTTAACATGTATCAACCAGGTGAG ATTGCCTTATTACAGGGGATCTGTCCTCATGTTGATCTAATGCGGTTTGAAGATGGAATTGCTATCGTATCTCTAGAGTCATCCTGCGTGATGCGTTTTACTCGAGTCGAGAACGAAACATGCAACCAAGATTCACCACAAACAGTGCCAGTTCTTTTGACTCCAGGATGTCTTATTTTGATGCGGGGAGAAGCACGCTATCTCTGGAAGCATGAGATAAATCGGAAGCATGGGTTTCAAAAATGGGAAGGCCAAGAGATTGATCAGAAGAGGAGAATTTCTGTG